AATTAAATACAGAGGTAAACGAAATCGCGGTAGTGGACGAGCAGGTAAATAAAAATGATATCGTGACAGTTGATAAAGTAACACCTAACATCTTTGCAGCAGACGGTTCAAAAGAAGTATTCTTCTCATCTATCCAAGCAACAGACCGTAAATCAGCGGTTAAAATGTATAACGCTATTAACTCAAGCGAAAACGCTCTAGCAGATCATAGAGGTGAAGTGTTACAAATTACAGATATGGTTGCACATGCTATTACATTAGAAGATGAAGTTACAAAAGAAAACGTTGATGCGTTACGTGTTGTATTGGTTGCGAAAGACGGTAAAGCGTACCACGCTATTTCACAGGGCGTTGTGTCATCTATTCAAAAGATTATTAGTATCGTAGGCCCAGCTCCTTGGAATGAGCCTTTAGAAATCGTACCTGTTGAAGTGAAAACACGTAAAGGATTCAAAACGTTAACTTTACAATTACAAGGTTAATTTCTCATAACAAATGAATGAGGTTGCACATTATGTGTAACCTCTTTTTTAAAAAAAGAAAGGATGTTGTGACGGTGAAAGGGATAGAAGATTTAGTACAAGTATCAATTCGTACAAATGAACGTGACATTGAATTTACATCTTTTAAAGGTCACATTGTGATTAAACAGTCTCTTGACGGGGAGACATCATCAGTAGTCGTTACACAAGACGAGTTAAATATGCTACAAGCTATTTTTAAAGGTGAAATGCCTGGGTATATGGATTCTATATTAAATAGAAGTTTGTAAGGCTTTAGAACCTGTAACAAGGCTTTACAGGTTCAAATAGCTTTATACAAAGGCAGGTGAGGATATGGCTAATAAACGGACAAGAAAGAAACAAATAAAGAAGCAACAAGATAGATCGTTGAAGCAGTTAGGATATAGTAGTAAACAAATATCAAAGTTACAAGGTTCTACTAGACAGAAAGTGTACAAACATGAGATAGAGAAAAAACGGAAACGTGATAATTATCATATGTTTCGTTCACTAGGTTTTGATTCGAAAGAGTCAAACAGAATGAAATCATGGAAACCTTCACGTATTGAATCGTTTCTATCAGAATTTAACTCTAAGTATTTGCTAGTTGTTTATAAGGATGTCACGGAAGAGACAGATAGTGAAGCGTTATATCTTATTAAGAATCGTACAAAGAAAAGAAGTACAAGCAGTATAAAGGCTAGTATAAAAGGTTGGTTACGTGCAGGTATGAATCAGGGTTACATAGGTGGTTATGAAATGGAAGTAGGAAACAAAGAAGAAATAGCATTTCATCAAAGAGCTTACCATTTTAGAAAGTATTTACAAGCGTATCACGGTCAGGGTAAACAGTTAAAACCATTACTAAACTTACTAGAGAACATGATGGTTTTGCTGTATACGGTAGAAGACAAAGACGAGTTTGTTTTGGACTTGATAAAGAATTTACGTAGGTTACCATATCCTGAAGCACATGCGAACGCTGATTATATAGAAGAGGAATTTGATTTAGAAGAAAGTGCGAACCACTTCTAGGGGGTTTATATAATGAGTAAGAAGACAAAAAAAGAGCGTCAAAAGTCGGCTAAACTTTTAACGCTAGACACAGAAACACGAGGTTTGACGGGCGACGTGTTTCGGGTCGGTTTGTTTGACGGTGAAAATTATTATGTTGCAAATACCTTTGACGAAATACTGAACATATTTGATCAGTATAAAAATTATGAATGTCACGTATACGTCCATAACTTAGATTTTGATTTAGGTAAAATAGCAACTACTCTATTTACACGTGATAGGGTGTGTTTTGCTAAATCAATCTTTATCAATGGAAATGTCGTGACATTACATGCTGACTCTATGATACTACATGACAGCCTTAGATTGCTACCCGGAA
This genomic interval from Bacillus cereus ATCC 14579 contains the following:
- a CDS encoding cytoplasmic protein; translation: MKGIEDLVQVSIRTNERDIEFTSFKGHIVIKQSLDGETSSVVVTQDELNMLQAIFKGEMPGYMDSILNRSL